In a genomic window of Rhopalosiphum maidis isolate BTI-1 chromosome 4, ASM367621v3, whole genome shotgun sequence:
- the LOC113559041 gene encoding chaoptin, with product MKLCFPFLVITLTTVAATPCLFNSMCTCKTDEALRMHIACVAVPLYTIPEVATGTRISHMDVMSSEIETVDNDILQGTHIESLRLMSNRIGIISERAFASSGSVLRALDLSYNQLDKVPLKSFFNIKNLDWLNLHGNNIEVVETHWNHLQDTLQHLFIGENDLISFPEHFSKLRTLSTLNLDNNLITSIPSNIRTPPTLETLSISNNFLQEFPLSLLETGTALNRLYIRDNYIENMTKIMPNRFVKLDVLDFGMNRLESWSGRMFGGRSEVRNLHLDMNRLESLDANAFDGLRSVRMYLSYNKLKHLNHKTFEGLERILEYLDLEHNNLGIIPTAIRTLKNLKFLYLSSNDLNKLDSADFTGVSSSLRSLSLSGNLLTEIPSNALSNCTKLSHLNLGYNCIREIKENDFGEWAMHLDTLLLMNNKLKELIGRPFKNTNALRELSLSFNNIHYVDADVFLDLATSLESLEISFGVYYDNFPVKILRHLKSLLWLVLDNNDISSVPFNALYSLDSLQYLNLESNRISVLAPGTFSSPNQTDLREVRLNQNYLMSLEPNTFSNLQQIQTITISRNKIIEVMSHSFKELPRLLNIDLSFNQIEYIQPSAFDGLPNFKRLDLQGNQLKELRMTSFVNCTNSKTPLFLNVSNNCIEKTPIDDSVTPIHIKILDLSHNSLQDLPFKLLYFISSSLRNLYLDHNQITKIYNSEFVNLTNLEVLSITENGMTSIASKAFCNLTSLQILYLSGNKIQQLSSEQFATLPKLRVLSLARNRLSSLSWDVLSGTPLEYIDLSNNELLAVPAGVLLKTGATLRHLLLAGNRIDHVDGTTFFDVPKLANLSLANNKLTIIPDNTFVGLSNLISLDLSSNSLRANFKELFHYVQNVRHLNLEDTGLIETPPLPLPSLISLRLSKNKLEKISKSSMEMLSRLKTLFLNDNKLTSSPSHVWPLIPSLKTLDLSSNPIKTITKTSFSGLSRLQHLRVQRLDYLDRFDVGSLSKLSTLRSLATDWRPNLGQIVCAAVKSIRRLSVHVKGSKLFGPIVDTCGPKLESVAITGSKLKYVDQQIFSGLERGVGERLTISIRYTAIEDLPADLLLPLVGVPKLALDLTGNKLTSLNPLTIYSNYTTWENSGTNILKGGLYLDDNPLQCDCGLLWLGQWLRRWLREAVQVHTLGMAETQLAQWTARRATCADPRNGGARVPVADIYPEDLRCKASALSGSGTGNTAAKTSHLIVCLARSLAVFYLATVWCNVY from the exons atgaAATTATGTTTTCCATTCCTGGTTATCACGCTCACGACAGTGGCAGCGACGCCTTGTTTATTCAACAGTATGTGTACATGCAAAACAGACGAAGCATTAAGAATGCACATTGCATGTGTTGCAGTTCCTTTGTACACAATCCCAG aagtaGCAACTGGTACTCGAATAAGTCATATGGATGTAATGTCATCTGAGATCGAGACAGTTgacaatgatatattacaaGGAACACACATTGAATCGCTACGCTTAATGAGCAACAGAATTGGAATAATTTCTGAAAGGGCCTTTGC gtCATCCGGATCAGTTCTAAGAGCTCTAGATCTCAGCTATAACCAGTTGGATAAAGTGCCacttaaatcatttttcaacataaaaaatttggatTGGCTTAATTTACATgg AAATAACATAGAAGTAGTAGAAACGCACTGGAATCATTTGCAAGATACACTTCAACATTTGTTTATCGGCGAAAATGATTTGATATCATTTCCAGAACACTTTTCAAAATTACGAACTTTATCTACACTAAATTTAGACAACAATTTGATCACGTCTATTCCATCTAATATTAGAACTCCACCAACGCTTGAAACGTTGAGTATATCTAATAACTTTCTACAAGAGTTTCCGTTGTCACTACTAGAAACTGGAACTGCGTTAAACAGATTATACATTCGAGacaattatatagaaaatatgacaaaaataatgcCAAATAGATTTGTTAAGCTAGATGTTTTAGATTTCGGCATGAACCGATTAGAGAGTTGGTCAGGTCGAATGTTTGGCGGTCGTTCGGAAGTACGAAATTTACACTTGGATATGAACCGTTTAGAGTCCCTGGATGCTAATGCATTTGATGGATTGCGGTCAGTTCGAATGTATCTATCATACAACAAgttgaaacatttaaatcacAAAACATTTGAAGGCCTTGAAAGAATACTAGAGTATTTGGACttagaacataataatttaggaATAATACCTACAGCAATAAGaacactaaaaaatttaaaatttttgtatttatcgtCAAATGATCTCAATAAACTTGACTCAGCAGATTTCACAGGTGTGTCATCAAGCTTAAGGTCACTTTCACTATCTGGCAATCTCCTTACGGAAATTCCTAGCAATGCATTGTCGAACTGCACTAAACtatcacatttaaatttaggaTATAACTGTATTAgagaaataaaagaaaacgaTTTTGGAGAATGGGCAATGCACCTTGACACATTGTTGCTGATGAACAACAAGTTGAAAGAACTGATCGGAAGACCTTTCAAAAACACAAACGCTCTTCGGGAATTAagtttatcttttaataatattcattacgtAGATGCCGATGTATTCCTGGATTTGGCTACATCGTTGGAAAGCTTAGAAATTAGTTTCGGTGTTTACTATGATAATTTTCCAGTTAAAATACTTAGACATCTCAAGTCTTTGTTGTGGTTAGTGCTCgataataacgatatttcATCTGTGCCATTTAATGCATTGTATTCGCTAGATAGTCTTCAATATCTAAACTTAGAATCCAATAGAATATCTGTATTGGCTCCCGGGACATTTAGCTCACCTAATCAAACTGATCTTCGTGAAGTAAGActgaatcaaaattatttgatgtcCTTAGAGCCAAACACGTTTTCTAATCTACAGCAAATACAGACAATTACTATATCTAggaacaaaattattgaagtTATGTCACATTCCTTTAAAGAACTTCCAAGACTACTCAATATTGACTTATCATTTAACcaaattgaatacattcaACCATCGGCATTTGACGGTTTGCCAAATTTTAAACGTCTTGATTTGCAAGGAAATCAGTTAAAAGAACTGAGAATGACGtcatttgtaaattgtacaaattcaaaaacaccattatttttaaacgtatcCAACAATTGTATTGAGAAAACACCGATTGACGATTCTGTAACACccattcatataaaaatattagacttAAGTCATAATAGTTTACAAGATTTgccatttaaactattatatttcatatctaGCTCACTCAGAAACCTATATTTAGATCATAACcaaataaccaaaatatataactccGAGTTTGTAAATTTAACGAACTTGGAAGTACTTTCAATAACCGAAAATGGTATGACATCAATAGCATCAAAagctttttgtaatttaacttCTTTgcaaatactttatttatctggtaacaaaatacaacaattatcATCTGAACAATTTGCAACATTACCAAAACTTAGAGTATTATCTCTAGCCCGAAATCGACTAAGCTCATTAAGTTGGGATGTATTATCAGGAACGCCATTAGAATATATTGATCTATCCAATAATGAATTACTCGCAGTACCGGCTGGGGTATTATTGAAAACGGGTGCAACCCTAAGACATCTTTTATTGGCTGGAAATCGAATAGATCATGTTGATGGGACGACGTTTTTTGATGTACCCAAGTTAGCAAATTTAAGTTTGGCAAATAACAAGTTGACAATAATTCCGGATAACACTTTTGTTGGACTCAGCAATCTTATTTCATTAGATTTGTCTTCAAATAGCCTCAGAGCAAATTTCAAAGAACTTTTCCACTATGTACAAAACGTTAGGCACTTAAACCTGGAAGATACTGGACTAATCGAAACGCCACCATTACCACTTCCTAGTTTAATTTCACTTCGactgtcaaaaaataaattagaaaaaatatccaaatCTTCAATGGAAATGTTGTCCCGGCTCAAAACATTGTTCCtaaatgacaataaattaacttcTTCTCCATCACATGTTTGGCCATTAATACCATCGTTGAAAACATTGGATCTATCTTCAAAtcctataaaa ACAATAACCAAAACAAGTTTTTCGGGTTTATCCCGTTTGCAACATTTACGAGTCCAACGACTCGATTATTTAGATCGTTTTGATGTGGGATCACTATCCAAATTGTCCACACTCCGGTCATTAGCCACTGATTGGCGACCCAATCTAGGACAAATCGTATGCGCTGCTGTTAAGTCAATCCGCAGACTATCGGTTCACGTAAAAGGTTCTAAACTATTTGGACCAATAGTCGATACCTGCGGTCCCAAATTAGAATCGGTGGCCATCACTGGATCGAAGTTAAAATACGTTGACCAACAGATATTCTCAGGTCTGGAGCGCGGGGTTGGCGAACGATTAACAATCAGCATTCGGTACACTGCAATTGAAGATTTGCCTGCCGATTTGTTGCTGCCACTGGTTGGTGTACCAAAACTAGCATTAGATTTAACCGGTAACAAGCTTACATCGCTCAATCCATTGACCATATATTCCAATTACACTACATGGGAAAACTCTGgtacaaatatattgaaag